A region from the Ammospiza caudacuta isolate bAmmCau1 chromosome 4, bAmmCau1.pri, whole genome shotgun sequence genome encodes:
- the LOC131556801 gene encoding neurophysin 1-like — MSCKALALCLLGLLTISSACYIQNCPIGGKRAVLDMDIRKCLPCGPRNKGHCFGPNICCGEELGCYIGTSEALRCQEENFLPTPCESGRKPCGSGGSCAAPGICCSTEGCGTDSSCDQELLLV; from the exons ATGTCCTGCAAGGCTCTGGCTCTCTGCCTCCTGGGGCTCCTGACTATTTCCTCTGCTTGCTACATCCAGAACTGCCCCATCGGGGGCAAACGAGCTGTGCTGGACATGGACATCAGGAAG TGCCTGCCCTGCGGCCCCCGGAACAAGGGCCACTGCTTCGGGCCCAACATCTGCTGcggggaggagctgggctgctaCATCGGCACCTCGGAGGCGCTGCGCTGCCAGGAGGAAAACTTCCTGCCCACGCCCTGCGAGTCGGGACGCAAACCCTGCGGCTCCGGAGGGAGCTGCGCCGCCCCCGGCATCTGCTGCAGCACCG AGGGCTGTGGCACTGACTCATCCTGtgaccaggagctgctgttggtgTAG